In one Streptomyces sp. T12 genomic region, the following are encoded:
- a CDS encoding TetR/AcrR family transcriptional regulator — protein sequence MAVDRDHVLRSAAALLTRKSTATMDEVAKAAGISRATLHRHFAGRDALVRALEALGIAECEAAVDAARLDEGAASDAVRRLVREIESAAGLLAFLYTENQLFEGEEQHEGWSRIDGRIAALFRRGQDSGEFRIDLTPAWLTEALFGLLASGAWVVQSGKVAPNDFHHMIVELLLGGALRREES from the coding sequence ATGGCCGTCGATCGTGACCACGTACTCCGCAGTGCCGCAGCCCTGCTGACCCGCAAATCCACCGCGACCATGGACGAGGTCGCCAAGGCCGCCGGGATCAGCCGGGCCACGCTGCACCGGCACTTCGCCGGGCGCGACGCGCTCGTGCGGGCGCTGGAGGCGCTCGGTATCGCGGAGTGCGAGGCAGCGGTGGACGCGGCGCGGCTGGACGAGGGGGCGGCGAGTGACGCGGTACGACGCCTGGTCCGCGAGATCGAGTCCGCCGCCGGACTCCTCGCCTTCCTCTACACCGAGAACCAACTGTTCGAGGGCGAGGAGCAGCACGAGGGCTGGTCCAGGATCGACGGCCGTATCGCCGCGCTGTTCCGGCGCGGACAGGACAGCGGCGAGTTCCGGATCGACCTCACGCCCGCGTGGCTCACCGAGGCCCTGTTCGGGCTGCTCGCCTCCGGCGCCTGGGTCGTGCAGAGCGGCAAGGTCGCCCCCAACGACTTCCACCACATGATCGTCGAGCTGTTGCTCGGCGGCGCACTCAGAAGAGAGGAATCATGA
- a CDS encoding aldo/keto reductase codes for MPFARLATATTPTCHIGLGLAAVGRPGYINLGRDEDLGDNRSVEALRTRTHELLDAAYAQGVRYFDAARSYGRSEEFLADWLHARPDIDDIVVGSKWGYTYTAGWSTDAEKHEVKDHTLATYERQRAETDALLGDRLDLNQIHSVTPDSPALTDKDLHARLAEAAAQGLTIGFSTSGPAQADAIRAALAVTVDGEPLFRTVQSTYNALETSAAPALAEAHDAGLTVIVKEGMANGRLADPYAPDALKAVAEETSLGCDAVALALILREPWAGVVLSGAATTVQLASNLHAAVVDLDEGQLERLAVLVEEPGAYWGRRGQLPWH; via the coding sequence ATGCCCTTCGCCCGACTGGCAACAGCGACGACCCCGACCTGCCACATCGGACTCGGCCTCGCCGCCGTCGGCCGCCCCGGCTACATCAACCTCGGCCGAGACGAAGACCTCGGAGACAACCGCAGCGTCGAAGCGCTGCGCACCCGCACCCACGAACTCCTCGACGCCGCCTACGCCCAGGGCGTCCGCTATTTCGACGCGGCCCGCTCCTACGGCCGCTCCGAGGAGTTCCTCGCCGACTGGCTGCACGCCCGCCCCGACATCGACGACATCGTCGTAGGCAGCAAGTGGGGCTACACCTACACCGCCGGCTGGTCCACCGACGCCGAGAAGCACGAGGTCAAGGACCACACCCTCGCGACGTACGAGCGCCAGCGCGCCGAGACCGACGCCCTGCTCGGCGACCGGCTCGACCTCAACCAGATCCACTCGGTGACCCCGGACAGTCCCGCCCTCACCGACAAGGACCTCCACGCCAGGCTGGCCGAAGCCGCCGCCCAGGGCCTCACCATCGGCTTCTCCACCAGCGGCCCCGCCCAGGCCGACGCGATCCGCGCCGCCCTCGCCGTGACGGTCGACGGCGAGCCCCTCTTCCGTACCGTCCAGTCGACGTACAACGCCCTGGAGACCTCGGCCGCCCCCGCCCTCGCCGAGGCTCACGACGCCGGGCTCACGGTGATCGTCAAGGAAGGCATGGCCAACGGGCGGCTCGCGGACCCGTACGCACCGGACGCGCTGAAGGCCGTAGCCGAAGAAACGTCTCTGGGCTGCGACGCGGTCGCCCTCGCCCTGATCCTGCGCGAGCCCTGGGCCGGTGTGGTCCTCTCCGGCGCCGCGACGACCGTACAGCTCGCGTCCAACCTGCACGCCGCCGTGGTCGACCTCGACGAAGGCCAGCTGGAACGGCTCGCCGTGCTGGTCGAGGAGCCGGGCGCGTACTGGGGGCGGCGCGGGCAGCTGCCCTGGCACTGA
- the argH gene encoding argininosuccinate lyase produces the protein MSSNSGDVRLWGGRFADGPAEALAKLSASVHFDWRLAPYDIAGSRAHARVLHKAGLLTQDELTRMIAGLDQLEADVADGSFVGTIADEDVHTALERGLLERLGPDLGGKLRAGRSRNDQVATLFRMYLRDHARIIGGLIADLQDALIGLAEAHPDVAMPGRTHLQHAQPVLFAHHVLAHVQSLTRDAERLRQWDERTAVSPYGSGALAGSSLGLDPEAVAKDLGFEHGSAANSIDGTASRDFVAEFAFITAMIGVNLSRIAEEVIIWNTKEFSFVTLHDAFSTGSSIMPQKKNPDIAELARGKSGRLIGNLTGLMATLKALPLAYNRDLQEDKEPVFDSCDQLEVLLPAFTGMMATLTVNRERMEELAPAGFSLATDIAEWLVKQGVPFRVAHEVAGECVKVAESEGKELDGLTDEQFAKISAHLTPEVRTVLNVPGALASRNGRGGTAPSAVAVQLAEVKQSVAVQHEWATAKNK, from the coding sequence GTGAGCAGCAACAGCGGTGACGTCCGGCTCTGGGGCGGCCGTTTCGCCGACGGTCCCGCCGAGGCCCTGGCCAAGCTGTCCGCGTCCGTCCACTTCGACTGGCGGCTGGCCCCGTACGACATCGCCGGTTCGCGTGCCCACGCGCGCGTGCTGCACAAGGCGGGGCTGCTCACGCAGGACGAGCTGACCCGCATGATCGCCGGGCTCGACCAACTGGAGGCGGACGTCGCCGACGGCTCCTTCGTGGGCACGATCGCCGACGAGGACGTCCACACCGCCCTGGAGCGGGGCCTGCTGGAGCGCCTCGGCCCGGATCTGGGCGGCAAGCTGCGCGCGGGCCGGTCCCGGAACGACCAGGTGGCCACCCTCTTCCGGATGTACCTCCGCGACCACGCCCGCATCATCGGCGGCCTGATCGCCGACCTCCAGGACGCGCTGATCGGCCTCGCCGAGGCCCACCCGGACGTGGCGATGCCCGGCCGCACCCACCTCCAGCACGCCCAGCCGGTGCTCTTCGCCCACCACGTCCTGGCCCACGTCCAGTCCCTCACCCGGGACGCGGAGCGGCTGCGTCAGTGGGACGAGCGGACGGCCGTCTCGCCGTACGGCTCGGGCGCCCTGGCGGGTTCCTCGCTCGGCCTGGACCCGGAGGCGGTGGCGAAGGACCTCGGCTTCGAGCACGGGTCCGCCGCCAACTCGATCGACGGCACGGCGTCCCGTGACTTCGTCGCCGAGTTCGCCTTCATCACCGCGATGATCGGGGTGAACCTCTCCCGGATCGCCGAGGAGGTCATCATCTGGAACACGAAGGAGTTCTCCTTCGTGACCCTGCACGACGCGTTCTCCACGGGCTCGTCGATCATGCCGCAGAAGAAGAACCCGGACATCGCGGAGCTGGCGCGCGGCAAGAGCGGCCGCCTGATCGGCAACCTGACGGGCCTGATGGCCACGCTCAAGGCCCTGCCCCTCGCCTACAACCGCGACCTCCAGGAGGACAAGGAGCCGGTCTTCGACTCCTGCGACCAGCTGGAGGTCCTGCTCCCCGCCTTCACCGGCATGATGGCCACCCTCACCGTCAACCGCGAGCGCATGGAGGAACTGGCCCCGGCCGGCTTCTCCCTCGCCACCGACATCGCCGAGTGGCTGGTCAAGCAGGGCGTCCCGTTCCGGGTCGCGCACGAGGTCGCCGGTGAGTGCGTCAAGGTCGCCGAGTCCGAGGGCAAGGAACTGGATGGCCTGACGGACGAGCAGTTCGCGAAGATCTCGGCCCACCTGACGCCGGAGGTCCGGACGGTCCTCAACGTCCCGGGCGCCCTGGCCTCCCGCAACGGCCGGGGAGGTACGGCCCCGAGCGCGGTGGCGGTCCAGTTGGCCGAGGTGAAGCAGAGCGTGGCAGTCCAGCACGAGTGGGCGACGGCCAAGAACAAGTAG
- a CDS encoding pyridoxamine 5'-phosphate oxidase family protein produces the protein MGKTYERIDGRLRTFIEEQPLFFTSTAPLSADGTVNLSPKGLKGSFAILDELTLAYLDFAGSNAETIAHLRENGRITLMWCAFQGPPNIVRVHGRGEAVLRDDPRFKDLLGHFPDIDPSLHGLRAIIVVRAELVRDSCGYAVPLMTYDEDRDLHARRFAREDDDSLSAYFAKKEHIATSLDGLPGLPLPLPPSSV, from the coding sequence GTGGGAAAAACTTATGAGCGCATAGACGGCAGGCTCCGCACCTTCATCGAGGAGCAGCCCCTCTTCTTCACCTCGACCGCTCCCCTGTCCGCCGACGGCACGGTCAACCTCTCCCCCAAGGGCCTCAAGGGTTCCTTCGCGATCCTCGACGAACTCACCCTGGCCTACCTCGACTTCGCCGGCTCCAACGCCGAGACCATCGCGCACCTGCGGGAGAACGGCCGGATCACCCTCATGTGGTGCGCCTTCCAGGGCCCGCCCAACATCGTCCGCGTGCACGGCCGCGGTGAGGCCGTCCTGCGCGACGACCCACGGTTCAAGGATCTGCTCGGGCACTTTCCCGACATCGACCCGTCCCTGCACGGCCTGCGCGCGATCATCGTGGTGCGGGCCGAGCTCGTTCGCGACTCCTGCGGGTACGCGGTGCCCCTCATGACGTACGACGAGGACCGCGACCTGCACGCGAGGCGGTTCGCGCGCGAGGACGACGACTCGCTCAGCGCGTACTTCGCCAAGAAGGAGCACATCGCGACGAGCCTGGATGGCCTACCCGGGCTGCCGTTGCCGCTGCCTCCGTCTAGCGTCTGA
- a CDS encoding L,D-transpeptidase, translating into MRPGVVALASVSLLALGAAPGEGPPRPLPARMADTGGGTQLITAVAPRTGSTSGTVTWWDRVDGQWVKTGSAPARFGAKGLVEGAGRKQSTNTTPTGLYGLPYAFGIEAAPPGTAYRYRRVDRDSWWCQDNDSRAYNRWTEPRPAHCRAAEAEHLIAYGARYSYALVIGFNYERPVKGRGAGIFLHVNGRGATAGCVSVPRAAMKRILDWADPGQRPHIAIGTASGTTAITRY; encoded by the coding sequence ATGCGCCCCGGTGTCGTCGCCCTCGCGTCCGTGTCTCTCCTCGCGCTCGGCGCCGCGCCGGGCGAAGGACCGCCACGACCGCTGCCCGCACGCATGGCCGACACCGGGGGCGGTACCCAGCTGATCACCGCGGTGGCACCGAGGACCGGCTCGACGTCGGGGACGGTCACCTGGTGGGATCGCGTCGACGGGCAGTGGGTGAAGACCGGTTCGGCGCCGGCCCGCTTCGGGGCGAAAGGGCTCGTCGAGGGGGCCGGGCGGAAGCAGAGCACGAACACGACGCCCACGGGGCTGTACGGGCTGCCGTACGCCTTCGGCATCGAGGCGGCACCGCCCGGTACGGCGTACCGGTACCGCCGTGTCGACCGGGACTCCTGGTGGTGCCAGGACAACGACTCCCGTGCGTACAACCGCTGGACCGAGCCGCGCCCCGCGCACTGCCGCGCCGCGGAGGCCGAGCACCTCATCGCCTACGGAGCGAGGTACTCGTACGCGCTCGTCATCGGGTTCAACTACGAGCGTCCGGTGAAGGGGCGGGGTGCCGGGATCTTCCTGCATGTCAACGGGCGTGGGGCGACAGCCGGTTGTGTGTCGGTGCCGCGGGCGGCGATGAAGCGCATCCTCGACTGGGCCGATCCCGGGCAGAGGCCGCACATCGCGATCGGGACGGCGAGCGGCACCACGGCGATCACCCGGTACTGA
- a CDS encoding ferredoxin reductase family protein, translating into MTTTLAGGRAARRQTMRRIRPRRSPAVPLVIALWAGAAAVLWLWWDNTPSLADNTAKILAAGRITGLLAGYLMALVVLQMARVPALERRVGSDRVARWHAMSGRYTICLVIAHVFLTMWAYALQAGKTLGDVVQQTIDSVNTLPDMGKAAIGTGLLFFIAFISIGGIRRRIPYDTWYHVHLLTYAAVYLTFWHQITTGNEFAVEPSAKTFWYGLYGAVTALVVWYRILTPIRLNLRHRMYVEAVIEETPGIVSVLIGGRKLHRMGAEAGQFFRWRFKAPGMRFSSHPYSLSAAPRPDMLRITVKAIGDHTSRLRDLKPGTKVWAEGPYGAMTAQRRSRGKVLLVAGGVGITPMRALFETLPGASGDITLLYRANSTQDLALWDELAAIADERGARLMYAVNSPDGERPDISAERLLQKLPDIDKHDVFMCGPAGFAQSVYEALRGAGVPARRIHHESFEM; encoded by the coding sequence GTGACCACCACGCTCGCAGGCGGCCGTGCCGCTCGCCGCCAGACGATGCGCCGCATCCGCCCGCGCCGCTCACCGGCCGTCCCGCTGGTGATCGCCCTATGGGCGGGCGCGGCGGCGGTGCTGTGGCTGTGGTGGGACAACACGCCGTCCCTCGCGGACAACACCGCCAAGATCCTCGCCGCCGGGCGGATCACCGGTCTGCTGGCCGGCTATCTCATGGCGCTCGTCGTGCTGCAGATGGCCCGGGTGCCCGCGCTGGAGCGGCGGGTGGGCTCGGACCGGGTCGCGCGGTGGCACGCGATGAGCGGCCGGTACACGATCTGCCTGGTCATCGCGCATGTCTTCCTCACCATGTGGGCGTACGCGCTCCAGGCCGGCAAGACGCTCGGCGACGTCGTCCAGCAGACGATCGACTCGGTCAACACGCTGCCGGACATGGGCAAGGCGGCCATCGGCACCGGGCTGCTGTTCTTCATCGCGTTCATCTCGATCGGCGGGATCCGCCGCCGGATCCCGTACGACACCTGGTACCACGTGCACCTGCTCACGTACGCGGCGGTGTACCTGACGTTCTGGCACCAGATCACCACCGGCAACGAGTTCGCCGTCGAGCCGTCCGCGAAGACCTTCTGGTACGGGCTGTACGGGGCCGTGACCGCGCTGGTGGTCTGGTACCGGATCCTCACCCCGATCCGCCTCAACCTGCGGCACCGGATGTACGTCGAGGCGGTCATCGAGGAGACGCCGGGCATCGTGTCGGTGCTGATCGGCGGGCGCAAGCTGCACCGCATGGGTGCGGAGGCCGGGCAGTTCTTCCGGTGGCGGTTCAAGGCGCCGGGGATGAGGTTCAGTTCCCATCCCTACTCGTTGTCGGCGGCGCCTCGCCCCGACATGCTGCGGATCACGGTCAAGGCGATCGGCGACCACACCTCGCGGCTGCGCGACCTGAAGCCCGGCACCAAGGTGTGGGCCGAGGGGCCGTACGGCGCGATGACCGCCCAGCGCCGCAGCCGGGGCAAGGTGCTGCTGGTGGCGGGCGGGGTCGGTATCACGCCGATGCGGGCCCTGTTCGAGACGCTGCCCGGCGCGTCCGGCGACATCACCCTGCTCTACCGGGCCAACAGCACCCAGGACCTGGCGCTGTGGGACGAGCTCGCGGCCATCGCCGACGAGCGCGGTGCCCGGCTGATGTACGCGGTCAACAGCCCGGACGGCGAGCGGCCGGACATCTCCGCGGAGCGGCTGCTCCAGAAGCTGCCCGACATCGACAAGCACGACGTGTTCATGTGCGGGCCGGCCGGCTTCGCGCAGTCCGTCTACGAAGCACTGCGCGGCGCGGGTGTGCCCGCCCGCCGCATCCATCACGAGTCGTTCGAGATGTGA